From the Terriglobia bacterium genome, one window contains:
- the leuC gene encoding 3-isopropylmalate dehydratase large subunit — MPAPRTMFDKIWSEHLVCEAPGEPALLYIDLHLVHEVTSPQAFDGLRAAGRRVRRPERALATVDHNVPTTAPRNLISDPIAARQIEALRKNCAEFGILLFDIDSPEQGIVHVIGPELGVTKPGMTIVCGDSHTSTHGAFGALSFGIGTSEVEHVLATQCLPQRKQRTMEVHVCGRLGPGVNAKDLALGIIGQIGTDGATGHVIEYTGEAVAALSMPERMTLCNMSIESGARAGMVAPDNTTFSWIRGRRFAPPGPDLAKAIEYWRTLPTDDGAQFDHTVEIEAASLAPFVTWGTNPGMVTSVTGQVPALSAARNEAERRSWERALEYMALAPGTRIQDIAIDRVFIGSCTNSRLEDLRAAARVVSGYRIDPKVQALVVPGSQAIKAAAEAEGLDEIFRTAGFEWREAGCSMCLGMNPDVLQAGQRCASTSNRNFEGRQGRGGRTHLVSPAMAAAAAIAGHFVDIRDWKFRGSVAAAK; from the coding sequence ATGCCCGCTCCACGGACCATGTTCGACAAGATCTGGAGCGAGCACCTGGTGTGCGAGGCGCCCGGCGAGCCTGCCCTGCTCTACATTGATCTGCACCTCGTGCACGAAGTCACGTCTCCGCAGGCATTTGACGGCCTGCGCGCCGCAGGACGCCGCGTCCGCCGGCCCGAGCGCGCCCTGGCCACCGTGGACCACAACGTTCCGACCACGGCACCGCGTAACCTGATCTCCGATCCCATCGCCGCGCGCCAGATCGAAGCGCTGCGCAAGAACTGCGCCGAATTCGGCATCCTCCTCTTCGACATTGACTCGCCCGAGCAGGGAATCGTACACGTCATCGGGCCGGAACTCGGGGTCACCAAGCCCGGCATGACCATCGTCTGCGGCGACAGTCACACCAGCACGCACGGCGCATTCGGCGCACTGTCCTTCGGCATCGGAACCTCCGAGGTCGAGCACGTGCTTGCCACGCAGTGCCTGCCGCAGCGCAAGCAGCGCACCATGGAAGTGCACGTCTGCGGGCGGTTGGGGCCGGGTGTGAACGCGAAGGATTTGGCGCTTGGCATTATCGGCCAGATAGGCACCGATGGCGCCACCGGACACGTGATCGAGTACACCGGCGAAGCCGTCGCCGCGCTCTCCATGCCGGAGCGCATGACCCTGTGCAACATGAGCATCGAGTCGGGCGCGCGCGCCGGCATGGTGGCGCCCGACAACACGACGTTTTCCTGGATTCGCGGACGCCGTTTTGCCCCGCCAGGACCTGACCTGGCCAAGGCGATTGAATATTGGCGCACGCTGCCCACCGACGACGGCGCGCAGTTCGACCACACCGTGGAGATCGAAGCCGCGTCGCTGGCGCCCTTCGTGACCTGGGGCACCAACCCGGGCATGGTGACCTCCGTCACAGGCCAGGTGCCCGCGCTGTCGGCGGCGAGGAACGAAGCCGAACGTCGCTCCTGGGAGCGCGCGTTGGAGTACATGGCGCTTGCGCCCGGCACACGTATCCAGGACATCGCCATTGACCGCGTCTTTATCGGCTCCTGCACCAATTCGCGTCTGGAGGATCTGCGCGCCGCGGCCCGTGTGGTGAGCGGTTATCGCATCGACCCCAAGGTGCAGGCGCTGGTGGTGCCGGGGTCGCAGGCGATAAAAGCGGCGGCCGAAGCCGAGGGGCTCGACGAAATTTTCCGCACCGCCGGTTTTGAGTGGCGCGAAGCCGGCTGCTCCATGTGCCTCGGTATGAACCCCGACGTACTACAGGCGGGCCAACGCTGCGCCTCCACCAGCAATCGCAATTTTGAAGGGCGCCAGGGCCGTGGCGGGCGCACCCATCTGGTCAGCCCGGCCATGGCGGCGGCGGCGGCGATCGCGGGCCATTTCGTGGACATACGCGATTGGAAGTTTCGCGGCTCGGTGGCGGCGGCGAAATAG
- the leuD gene encoding 3-isopropylmalate dehydratase small subunit, with product MEPFRKHTGLVVPLDRVNVDTDQIIPKQFLKRVERTGFGEFLFYDWRRLPDGSPDPSFVLNDPRYRGASILIAGANFGCGSSREHAPWSLMDYGFRAIIAPSFADIFTTNCFKNGVLTVVLPDSAVSDLMRRAQRTPAYRLSVDLELRTVSDDQGFSATFFVDEFRRRCLLNGLDDIDLTLQHEPDIAAYEARHARPPWF from the coding sequence ATGGAACCATTCCGCAAACATACCGGGCTGGTGGTCCCACTCGATCGCGTCAATGTTGACACCGACCAGATCATCCCCAAGCAGTTCCTCAAGCGGGTCGAGCGCACCGGCTTCGGCGAATTTCTTTTTTACGATTGGCGAAGATTGCCCGACGGCAGCCCCGATCCATCGTTCGTGCTCAACGATCCACGCTACCGCGGCGCCAGCATCCTGATCGCGGGCGCCAATTTTGGCTGTGGCTCTTCGCGCGAGCACGCGCCCTGGTCGCTGATGGACTACGGATTCCGCGCCATCATTGCGCCCTCGTTCGCCGACATTTTCACCACGAATTGTTTTAAGAACGGCGTGCTGACCGTGGTCCTGCCGGACTCTGCCGTTTCCGACCTGATGCGCCGCGCGCAGCGAACGCCTGCCTACCGCCTCAGCGTCGATTTGGAGTTGCGGACCGTGTCCGACGACCAAGGTTTTTCCGCCACTTTCTTCGTGGACGAGTTCCGCCGGCGCTGCCTGCTCAACGGACTCGACGACATCGACCTGACGCTGCAGCACGAACCCGACATTGCCGCGTACGAAGCGCGTCACGCCCGCCCACCCTGGTTCTAG
- a CDS encoding (2Fe-2S)-binding protein: MKSVEIVVNGVERRAQVEPRMLLVHFLRDVAGLTGTHIGCETSLCGACTTLFDGRAVKSCTVLAVQADGHSVTTIEALAAEGQLHPLQESFWEEHALQCGFCTPGMIMCASDLLGSNASPSDSEIREGLSGNLCRCTGYQNIVGAVKSASRKMARRTAAIAARK, encoded by the coding sequence ATGAAATCCGTCGAGATTGTTGTCAATGGCGTGGAGCGCCGCGCCCAGGTGGAGCCGCGCATGCTGCTGGTGCATTTTCTGCGCGACGTCGCCGGCCTCACCGGCACGCACATCGGCTGTGAAACCTCGCTGTGCGGCGCCTGCACCACCCTGTTTGACGGGCGCGCCGTGAAGTCGTGCACCGTGCTCGCGGTTCAGGCCGACGGTCATTCCGTCACCACCATCGAAGCGCTCGCCGCCGAAGGGCAGCTCCATCCTTTGCAGGAAAGTTTCTGGGAAGAGCACGCCCTGCAATGCGGTTTCTGTACGCCGGGCATGATCATGTGCGCCAGCGACCTGCTGGGGAGCAACGCTTCGCCCAGCGACAGCGAGATCCGCGAGGGGCTCAGCGGCAACCTGTGCCGCTGCACCGGCTACCAGAACATCGTCGGCGCGGTGAAGTCCGCCTCGCGCAAGATGGCGCGCCGCACCGCTGCGATCGCGGCCAGGAAGTAA
- a CDS encoding xanthine dehydrogenase family protein molybdopterin-binding subunit has product MATKSKSGGKGANGGNGFAIPHGRWVGQRLKRKEDPRLIQGLSHYAGDLRLPDLLHCVFVRSPHANARIVSVDVEAARSSPGVVMAVTHAEVAAIGGVPFAGSLPGLKVPHHYVLAKDQVRYVGEPVVAIVAENPYAARDAADLVNIEYDSLPAVVDMERALAPGSPLVHEEFHSNLAFTHVIKNGDLAPAFQRADRVVKQRLINQRLAPIAIETRGVVAQYLPGEKQLTVWSSTQIPHLVRTQISLMLGLPETSVRVITPEVGGGFGSKLNVYGEEAVVPWLAMKLNRPVKWTETRRENIAATIHGRDQINDVELALKKNGTILGMRTRVLADLGAYYQLLTPIIATLTGLMSTGCYKIPAIEFEVLGVFTNKMSTDAYRGAGRPEATYLIERIVDIAARELNMDPVEIRRRNFPKPAEFPYSAATGVIYDSGNYQGSLKRALDLAGYDKLRARQKTGRKQGKYYGIGLSTYVEICAMGPSAAMPAGGWESGTVRIEPTGTVTALTGASPHGQGQETTFAQMIADMLGLSPADINVVHGDTAVVPYGIGTFGSRGTAVGGSALFVATEKLRKKMAAIAAHLLGGKPEQMEFRDARIGAKGSKKSLAFGEVVGAAYAAKSLPAGVEPGLEATHFFEPSNFTFPFGAHVISCEVDIETGEIKFDKYIAVDDCGNVINPMLVEGQVHGGIVQGMAQALYEEVIYNSDGQLVTGTLMDYALPRAPDIPELTLERTCTPSPVNPMGVKGVGEAGTIGCTPAVVNAVCDALAPLGIRHLDMPLKPERIWRAVHDAHIRPSHSEAKATAVLTAAGAAKSVKKPVRRA; this is encoded by the coding sequence ATGGCAACGAAATCCAAGTCGGGCGGCAAAGGCGCAAACGGGGGAAACGGCTTCGCCATACCCCATGGCCGCTGGGTCGGGCAGCGCCTCAAGCGCAAGGAAGACCCGCGCCTCATCCAGGGCCTGAGCCACTACGCCGGCGACCTTCGCCTGCCCGATCTTCTGCATTGTGTCTTCGTGCGCTCGCCACACGCAAATGCGCGCATTGTCTCGGTGGATGTCGAGGCGGCGCGCTCATCACCCGGCGTGGTGATGGCGGTCACCCACGCTGAGGTCGCCGCCATTGGCGGCGTCCCTTTCGCCGGCAGCCTGCCCGGATTGAAGGTCCCCCATCACTACGTGCTGGCCAAGGACCAGGTGCGCTACGTTGGCGAACCCGTGGTGGCCATCGTCGCGGAAAATCCCTACGCCGCGCGCGATGCCGCCGACCTGGTGAACATCGAATACGATTCGCTGCCCGCCGTCGTGGACATGGAACGGGCGCTGGCCCCCGGAAGCCCGCTTGTCCACGAGGAGTTTCACAGCAATCTGGCGTTCACGCACGTCATCAAGAACGGCGACCTTGCGCCGGCGTTTCAGCGCGCCGACCGCGTGGTCAAGCAGCGCCTCATCAACCAGCGCCTGGCGCCCATCGCCATCGAAACGCGCGGCGTGGTCGCTCAATATCTCCCCGGCGAAAAGCAGCTCACGGTGTGGTCGTCCACGCAGATTCCGCACCTGGTGCGCACCCAGATTTCACTGATGCTCGGTTTGCCGGAAACCTCGGTGCGCGTGATCACTCCCGAAGTCGGCGGCGGTTTCGGCAGCAAGCTCAATGTGTACGGTGAGGAAGCGGTCGTCCCGTGGCTCGCGATGAAGCTCAACCGGCCGGTGAAGTGGACGGAAACGCGCCGCGAAAATATCGCTGCCACCATCCACGGCCGCGATCAGATCAACGACGTCGAACTCGCGCTGAAGAAGAATGGCACGATCCTCGGCATGCGCACCCGCGTGCTCGCCGACCTCGGCGCCTACTACCAGTTGCTGACGCCGATCATCGCCACGCTCACCGGCCTGATGAGCACCGGCTGCTACAAAATTCCGGCCATCGAGTTCGAAGTGCTCGGCGTTTTCACCAACAAGATGTCCACCGACGCCTACCGCGGCGCCGGACGTCCGGAAGCCACCTACCTCATCGAGCGCATTGTTGACATCGCCGCGCGCGAATTGAACATGGACCCCGTGGAAATCCGCCGCCGCAACTTCCCCAAACCGGCGGAGTTTCCGTACAGCGCCGCCACCGGCGTGATCTACGACTCCGGTAATTACCAGGGCAGCCTCAAGCGCGCCCTTGATCTCGCCGGCTACGACAAGCTGCGCGCCCGCCAGAAAACCGGCCGGAAGCAGGGCAAATACTACGGCATCGGACTTTCCACCTACGTCGAAATCTGCGCCATGGGTCCGTCGGCCGCCATGCCCGCCGGCGGATGGGAGAGCGGAACCGTGCGCATTGAGCCAACCGGCACAGTCACCGCGCTGACCGGGGCGTCGCCGCACGGCCAGGGTCAGGAAACCACCTTCGCGCAGATGATCGCCGACATGCTCGGCCTCTCGCCAGCGGACATCAACGTCGTGCACGGCGACACCGCCGTCGTTCCCTACGGCATCGGGACCTTCGGCAGCCGCGGCACTGCGGTCGGAGGCTCCGCCTTGTTCGTCGCCACCGAGAAGCTCAGGAAGAAGATGGCGGCGATCGCGGCCCACCTGCTGGGCGGCAAGCCCGAGCAGATGGAATTCCGCGACGCACGCATCGGCGCCAAGGGCAGCAAGAAGTCGCTCGCGTTCGGCGAAGTGGTGGGCGCCGCCTACGCTGCCAAGAGCCTGCCCGCCGGCGTCGAGCCCGGCCTGGAAGCGACGCACTTCTTCGAGCCCTCGAATTTCACCTTTCCTTTTGGCGCGCACGTCATCTCATGCGAGGTGGACATTGAGACCGGCGAGATCAAGTTCGACAAGTACATCGCCGTGGACGACTGCGGCAACGTCATCAATCCCATGCTGGTCGAAGGCCAGGTGCACGGCGGCATCGTGCAGGGCATGGCGCAGGCGCTGTACGAAGAAGTCATCTACAACAGCGACGGCCAACTCGTCACCGGCACGTTGATGGATTACGCACTGCCCCGCGCGCCCGATATTCCCGAGCTCACCCTGGAGCGCACCTGCACGCCGTCGCCGGTGAATCCCATGGGCGTGAAGGGCGTCGGTGAAGCGGGCACTATCGGCTGCACGCCCGCGGTGGTCAACGCGGTGTGCGACGCGCTTGCGCCGCTTGGCATCCGCCACCTCGACATGCCGCTCA